A window of the Polypterus senegalus isolate Bchr_013 chromosome 4, ASM1683550v1, whole genome shotgun sequence genome harbors these coding sequences:
- the LOC120528923 gene encoding zona pellucida sperm-binding protein 4-like, with product MFAFVDPVARQALAEQIIYCVAAACYPSATDPCTRSCPARRSGRAADKLAQITSSRKNVLLHSGPVVIEAEQVQTSRMEQEAPTGYLVLGTAAAILMVVLILAVVAVRRMNSQNVNLKL from the exons atgtttgcttttgtggACCCTGTAGCACGGCAAGCCTTGGCTGAACAG ATCATCTACTGTGTTGCTGCTGCCTGCTATCCCTCTGCCACAGACCCCTGTACTCGGAGCTGCCCTGCAAGAA GATCTGGCAGAGCTGCAGATAAGTTGGCACAAATCACTTCATCTAGGAAGAATGTGCTCCTTCACAGTGGTCCTGTCGTTATTGAGGCTGAACAGGTGCAAACATCCAGAATGGAGCAGGAAG CTCCTACTGGATACCTGGTACTGGGAACTGCAGCTGCCATCTTGATGGTGGTTCTGATTTTGGCTGTAGTTGCTGTGAGGAGGATGAACAGTCAAAACGTGAAtctgaaactttaa
- the LOC120528924 gene encoding zona pellucida sperm-binding protein 4-like, with translation MTSLISAQLRNGRICSNPRSGASISDSSTRCRNLSTGPSQYVLVIAFGRPSNLKMFTCPKPARRSVSVAERCAVTSSEKLACGASAFITQADCEAINCCYDSQILALQCYYANDVTVQCTLDGRFVVVVSEKVTLPPLDLGSIQLVDSSSPSCSPVTSLSTFVVYQFPVSSCGSTVQLAGGNVTYQNTMSAAITVRSGPEGSITRDSFYKLFFQCTYSGSQDVQVEAEVYTVAPPLPVVEQGPFDLELVIATDSSYGSYYVDADYPVTKTLRDPVAVEVHILNRTDPNLVLTLGDCWVTPGPSASSQPQWSLLVNGCPYIGDNYLTS, from the exons atgacgtcattgatatctgcgcaaTTACGTAATGGGCGCATTTGCAGCAAtcctcgaagcggtgcttcgatctccgATAGCTCGACACGGTGTCGAAACCTAAGCACTgga CCTTCCCAGTATGTCTTGGTCATTGCCTTTGGACGTCCCTCTAATTTGAAGATGTTCACATGCCCTAAACCAG CTCGCCGATCTGTGAGTGTTGCTGAGAGATGTGCAGTTACCAGCAGTGAGAAGCTCGCTTGTGGAGCGTCTGCATTCATCACTCAAGCAGACTGTGAAGCCATCAACTGTTGCTACGATTCGCAGATCCTCGCCCTTCAATGCTACTATGCTAATGATG TGACTGTGCAGTGTACATTGGATGGCCggtttgtggtggtggtgtctgAGAAGGTGACCCTTCCTCCCCTGGATCTTGGGTCCATCCAGTTGGTGGACAGCAGTTCCCCCAGCTGCAGTCCTGTGACCAGCCTGTCCACCTTTGTCGTGTACCAGTTTCCAGTCAGTTCCTGTGGCAGCACAGTTCAG CTTGCTGGTGGCAATGTGACTTACCAGAACACCATGTCTGCTGCCATCACTGTGAGGAGTGGTCCAGAGGGCTCCATCACCAGGGACAGCTTCTACAA gttattcttccagtgcacctactctggaagccaggatgtgcaagtggaggctgaggtgtatactgtggcgccacctcttccagtagtagaGCAAGGGCCATTTGACCTGGAATTGGTCATTGCAACAG ATTCCTCCTATGGCTCCTACTATGTGGATGCTGACTACCCAGTGACCAAAACTCTGAGGGATCCTGTGGCTGTGGAAGTGCACATCCTGAACAGGACTGACCCTAACCTTGTGCTGACTCTTGGGGACTGCTGGGTCACCCCAGGCCCTTCTGCTTCCAGCCAGCCCCAGTGGAGCCTTCTGGTGAATGG GTGCCCATACATTGGAGACAACTATTTGACCAGCTAG
- the LOC120528272 gene encoding zona pellucida sperm-binding protein 4-like — MACLNCWCLFWLCVAGAQYVFAASGDVTKKCDEDKAMTLSFDGSPTVFLQKGIDGLVKVTKDLPGIVLRVKSGRTILTVPFSSRYGYGAEEPSQYVVLIAFGRPSNLKMFTCPKPARRSGSVAERCAVAAGEKLPCGGSSSITQADCEANNCCYDLISSTSPCYYANDVTVQCTLDGQFVVVVSEKVTLPPLDLGSLQLVDSSSPSCGPVTSLSSFVMYQFPVSACGSTVQLAGGNVTYQNTMSAAIAVRSGPDGSITRDSVYKLFFQCTYSGSQDVQVEAEVYTVAPPLPVVEQGPFDLELVIATDSSYGSYYVDADYPVTKTLRDPVAVEVHIMNRTDPNLVLTLGDCWVTPGPSASSQPQWSLLVNGCPYTGDNYLTSMVTVDSTSGVAYPSHYKRFVFEMFAFVDPVARQALAEKIFIYCVAAACYPSATDPCTPSCPARRSGRAADKLARIGSSRKNVLLHSGPVVIEADQVQTSRMEQEAPLTTGYLVLGTAAAMLMVVLILAVVAVRRMNSQNMNLKL; from the exons ATGGCGTGTTTGAATTGTTGGTGTCTTTTCTGGTTGTGCGTGGCGGGCGCTCAGTATGTCTTTGCGGCGTCAGGAGACGTGACTAAGAAATGCGATGAGGACAAGGCGATGACGCTGTCTTTTGATGGCTCTCCGACCGTTTTTCTCCAGA aggGGATTGACGGACTGGTAAAGGTGACCAAAGATCTCCCAGGAATCGTCCTCCGTGTGAAGTCTGGCCGCACAATACTAACGGTGCCCTTTTCTTCCCGGTACGGTTACGGGGCTGAGGAG CCTTCCCAGTATGTTGTGCTCATTGCCTTTGGACGTCCCTCTAATTTGAAGATGTTCACATGCCCTAAACCAG CTCGCCGATCTGGGAGTGTTGCTGAGAGATGTGCAGTTGCTGCCGGTGAGAAGCTCCCTTGTGGAGGGTCTTCATCCATTACTCAAGCAGACTGTGAAGCAAACAACTGTTGCTACGATTTGATCAGCAGCACCAGTCCATGCTACTATGCTAATGATG TGACTGTGCAGTGCACCCTTGATGGccagtttgtggtggtggtgtctgAGAAGGTGACCCTTCCTCCCTTGGATCTTGGGTCCCTCCAGTTGGTGGACAGCAGTTCCCCCAGCTGCGGTCCTGTGACCAGCCTGTCCAGCTTTGTCATGTACCAGTTTCCAGTCAGTGCCTGTGGTAGCACAGTTCAG CTGGCTGGTGGCAATGTGACTTACCAGAATACCATGTCTGCTGCCATTGCTGTGAGGAGTGGTCCAGATGGCTCTATCACCAGGGACAGTGTCTACAA gttattcttccagtgcacctactcgggaagccaggatgtgcaagtggaggctgaggtgtatactgtggcgccacctcttccagtagtagaGCAAGGGCCCTTTGACCTGGAATTGGTCATTGCAACAG ATTCCTCCTATGGCTCCTACTATGTGGATGCTGACTACCCAGTGACCAAAACTCTGAGGGATCCTGTGGCTGTGGAAGTGCACATCATGAACAGGACTGACCCTAACCTTGTGCTGACTCTTGGGGACTGTTGGGTCACCCCAGGACCTTCTGCTTCTAGTCAGCCCCAGTGGAGCCTTCTGGTGAATGG GTGCCCATACACGGGAGACAACTATTTGACCAGCATGGTGACTGtggacagcacatctggagtggcctacccaagtcattacaagagatttgtgtttgagatgtttgcttttgtggACCCTGTAGCTCGGCAAGCCTTGGCTGAAAAG atcttcatctactgtgttgCTGCTGCCTGCTATCCCTCTGCCACAGACCCCTGTACTCCGAGCTGCCCTGCAAGAA GATCTGGCAGAGCTGCAGATAAGTTGGCACGAATTGGTTCATCTAGGAAGAATGTGCTCCTTCACAGTGGTCCTGTCGTTATTGAGGCTGACCAGGTGCAAACATCCAGAATGGAGCAGGAAG CTCCTCTTACTACTGGATACCTGGTACTGGGAACTGCAGCTGCCATGTTGATGGTGGTCCTGATTTTGGCTGTAGTTGCTGTGAGGAGGATGAACAGTCAAAACATGAATCTGAAACTTTAA